Proteins found in one Zea mays cultivar B73 chromosome 1, Zm-B73-REFERENCE-NAM-5.0, whole genome shotgun sequence genomic segment:
- the LOC100281641 gene encoding 50S ribosomal protein L28, chloroplastic-like — MATATLLSSSFAMPAAARRASSPSSASLSFAKSQLAGLSLSAGVATPTAVALLPKRQQLQPIVARRVCPFTDKKTNRANKVSFSNHKTKKQQFVNLQYKKLWWEAGKRFVKLRLSTKALKTIEKHGLDAVARKAGIDLNKK; from the exons ATGGCGACCGCCACGCTACTGAGCTCCTCCTTCGCCATGCCCGCCGCCGCCCGTAGGGCCTCCTCCCCTTCCTCCGCCTCATTGAGCTTCGCCAAGTCGCAGCTCGCCGGCCTCTCCCTCTCCGCCGGCGTTGCAACTCCAACCGCCGTCGCCCTCCTCCCCAAGAGGCAGCAGCTCCAGCCCATTGTCGCGC GGCGTGTGTGCCCGTTCACGGACAAGAAGACGAACCGGGCGAACAAGGTGTCGTTTTCCAACCACAAGACGAAGAAGCAGCAGTTCGTGAACCTGCAGTACAAGAAGCTGTGGTGGGAGGCCGGCAAGCGCTTCGTCAAGCTGCGCCTTTCCACCAAGGCCCTCAAGACCATCGAGAAGCACGGCCTCGACGCCGTCGCGCGCAAGGCCGGCATCGACCTCAACAAGAAGTGA